A genomic stretch from Poecilia reticulata strain Guanapo linkage group LG20, Guppy_female_1.0+MT, whole genome shotgun sequence includes:
- the rnf6 gene encoding E3 ubiquitin-protein ligase RNF6 isoform X2, which translates to MTLCQLETTTKVIKSYRILLITHLFKSAFLVVMDPPGGGSERRRQAERLRREEAYYNFINELSEEEYRLMRDGNLLGTPGEVTAEELRQRLDGAKERVSSQPHAEQRSQTADSGEQQSSSSAGEERGAGGRGGAGTTEAGADSSNGDSLLEWLNTFRRTGNATRSGQSGNQTWRAVSRTNPNSGEFRFSLEININHDQPEPGEHIETVNSVDTPELPVTPLITSARTASPLSSSRPSATPRPAPYPSPRSAIRRIETRRTRSSTTALSVSSATLPPAEIVPATNQRRASTLHSSAPSPTVPSPPVDQSAPLQHQILNVEAEHGRNEAPAALDCPRVSPQGDSQPQAAGHESRSSRTRSRGRARRAMAGGGVSSRTSRRSRSPLNRTPSVSTLPPTGSSPNGSTIQASEPSGVTTSVSMETGGIVSEPDAVLESAVETVERASESPAAGAGSSAVRRHPTIMLDLQVRRIRPGENRDRDSIASRTRSRARVAENTVTFESDSGGFRRTISRSERAGIRTYVSTIRIPLRRISETGLGEPNSTALRSILRQIMTGFGELSSLMETEASSESVAPSHADVGATNGSSSRLHLNENEPGQVGTDEVVPGLEGQVRSDDEQIGQARFGGGVVSSIDGRANSRDTNNLVENGTLPILRLAHFFLLNDDEDDEHPRGLTKEQIDNLSTRTYGQASLEGEMGRACSVCINEYTQGNKLRRLPCSHEFHVHCIDRWLSENNTCPICRQPILAAHHD; encoded by the exons ATGACGCTTTGCCAGCTTGAAACAACCACAAAG GTTATCAAGTCCTACAGAATcctgttaatcacccatttATTCAAATCAG CATTTTTGGTGGTGATGGACCCTCCTGGTGGGGGAAGTGAACGGCGGAGGCAGGCTGAGCGTCTTCGACGGGAGGAGGCATACTACAACTTTATTAATGAACTGAGTGAAGAAGAGTACCGCCTGATGAGAGATGGCAATCTGCTGGGCACTCCTG GGGAGGTGACTGCAGAGGAGCTCCGTCAACGCCTGGATGGAGCCAAAGAGCGGGTGTCGTCTCAGCCCCACGCTGAGCAGCGATCGCAGACTGCTGATTCTGGAGAACAGCAGAGCAGTAGCAGCgcaggagaggagagaggggctggaggaagaggaggggcaG ggACTACAGAAGCTGGAGCAGATTCTTCTAATGGTGATTCGTTACTGGAGTGGCTTAACACGTTCAGGCGCACCGGTAACGCGACTCGAAGCGGCCAGAGTGGGAACCAGACGTGGAGGGCTGTGAGCCGGACCAATCCCAACAGCGGGGAGTTTCGTTTCAGCCTCGAGATCAACATCAACCACGATCAGCCCGAGCCGGGAGAGCATATTGAAACTGTGAACTCTGTGGATACCCCAGAACTCCCGGTGACTCCTCTCATCACCTCCGCCCGCACTGCTTCCCCCCTCTCCAGCTCTCGGCCTTCAGCCACTCCGAGGCCTGCGCCTTACCCCTCCCCACGCTCGGCCATAAGAAGGATCGAGACCCGGCGCACACGCAGCAGTACCACCGCTCTGTCCGTGAGCTCTGCCACGCTTCCTCCTGCAGAGATAGTCCCAGCCACCAACCAGAGGCGGGCTTCTACTTTGCACTCATCAGCACCTTCTCCTACCGTCCCTAGCCCTCCCGTTGATCAAAGCGCACCATTGCAGCATCAGATCCTGAATGTAGAGGCAGAGCACGGACGTAATGAAGCACCTGCTGCTCTAGACTGTCCTCGGGTGTCGCCACAGGGCGACTCTCAACCCCAAGCTGCGGGACACGAATCACGCAGCAGCAGGACTCGATCACGTGGCCGAGCGCGCAGGGCCATGGCAGGGGGCGGAGTTTCTTCTCGCACATCGAGGAGAAGTCGATCCCCTTTGAACAGAACGCCTAGTGTCAGCACCCTCCCACCAACTGGTAGCAGCCCAAATGGGTCTACAATCCAAGCCAGTGAGCCAAGTGGTGTCACGACCTCTGTATCCATGGAGACTGGGGGAATTGTGTCCGAACCCGACGCTGTGCTGGAGTCCGCTGTGGAAACGGTGGAGCGTGCAAGCGAGTCGCCCGCAGCAGGCGCAGGAAGCTCAGCGGTCAGACGCCATCCAACAATCATGCTGGACTTGCAGGTGAGGAGGATCCGGCCCGGCGAGAACAGGGACCGGGACAGCATCGCCAGCAGAACTCGATCCCGCGCGCGGGTTGCCGAGAACACAGTCACGTTCGAAAGCGACAGCGGCGGGTTCCGACGCACCATCTCCCGCTCGGAGCGAGCCGGGATCCGTACCTACGTCAGCACCATCCGGATTCCATTGAGGCGCATCAGCGAGACGGGCCTCGGAGAACCCAACTCCACCGCCCTGCGCTCCATCTTGCGTCAGATTATGACTGGATTTGGGGAGCTCAGCTCGCTCATGGAGACGGAGGCGAGTTCGGAAAGCGTTGCGCCCAGCCACGCTGACGTTGGCGCCACAAATGGCAGCAGCAGTcgtttacatttaaatgagaaTGAGCCTGGCCAGGTTGGGACAGATGAGGTCGTTCCGGGGCTGGAGGGCCAGGTGAGGAGCGATGATGAGCAGATTGGGCAGGCCAGATTTGGAGGCGGAGTAGTTAGTTCCATAGATGGACGGGCAAACAGCCGAGACACCAACAACTTGGTTGAAAACGGCACCTTGCCCATCCTGAGGTTGGCACACTTCTTTTTACTCAACGACGACGAAGACGACGAGCATCCCCGAGGCCTGACCAAAGAGCAGATCGACAATCTATCTACGCGTACGTATGGTCAGGCCAGTCTCGAAGGAGAGATGGGTCGCGCCTGCAGCGTGTGCATCAACGAATACACTCAAGGCAACAAGCTGAGGCGCTTGCCCTGCTCCCATGAGTTCCACGTCCACTGCATCGACCGCTGGCTCTCCGAAAACAACACCTGCCCCATCTGCAGGCAGCCAATCCTCGCAGCGCATCATGACTGA
- the rnf6 gene encoding E3 ubiquitin-protein ligase RNF6 isoform X3: MDPPGGGSERRRQAERLRREEAYYNFINELSEEEYRLMRDGNLLGTPGEVTAEELRQRLDGAKERVSSQPHAEQRSQTADSGEQQSSSSAGEERGAGGRGGAGTTEAGADSSNGDSLLEWLNTFRRTGNATRSGQSGNQTWRAVSRTNPNSGEFRFSLEININHDQPEPGEHIETVNSVDTPELPVTPLITSARTASPLSSSRPSATPRPAPYPSPRSAIRRIETRRTRSSTTALSVSSATLPPAEIVPATNQRRASTLHSSAPSPTVPSPPVDQSAPLQHQILNVEAEHGRNEAPAALDCPRVSPQGDSQPQAAGHESRSSRTRSRGRARRAMAGGGVSSRTSRRSRSPLNRTPSVSTLPPTGSSPNGSTIQASEPSGVTTSVSMETGGIVSEPDAVLESAVETVERASESPAAGAGSSAVRRHPTIMLDLQVRRIRPGENRDRDSIASRTRSRARVAENTVTFESDSGGFRRTISRSERAGIRTYVSTIRIPLRRISETGLGEPNSTALRSILRQIMTGFGELSSLMETEASSESVAPSHADVGATNGSSSRLHLNENEPGQVGTDEVVPGLEGQVRSDDEQIGQARFGGGVVSSIDGRANSRDTNNLVENGTLPILRLAHFFLLNDDEDDEHPRGLTKEQIDNLSTRTYGQASLEGEMGRACSVCINEYTQGNKLRRLPCSHEFHVHCIDRWLSENNTCPICRQPILAAHHD, from the exons ATGGACCCTCCTGGTGGGGGAAGTGAACGGCGGAGGCAGGCTGAGCGTCTTCGACGGGAGGAGGCATACTACAACTTTATTAATGAACTGAGTGAAGAAGAGTACCGCCTGATGAGAGATGGCAATCTGCTGGGCACTCCTG GGGAGGTGACTGCAGAGGAGCTCCGTCAACGCCTGGATGGAGCCAAAGAGCGGGTGTCGTCTCAGCCCCACGCTGAGCAGCGATCGCAGACTGCTGATTCTGGAGAACAGCAGAGCAGTAGCAGCgcaggagaggagagaggggctggaggaagaggaggggcaG ggACTACAGAAGCTGGAGCAGATTCTTCTAATGGTGATTCGTTACTGGAGTGGCTTAACACGTTCAGGCGCACCGGTAACGCGACTCGAAGCGGCCAGAGTGGGAACCAGACGTGGAGGGCTGTGAGCCGGACCAATCCCAACAGCGGGGAGTTTCGTTTCAGCCTCGAGATCAACATCAACCACGATCAGCCCGAGCCGGGAGAGCATATTGAAACTGTGAACTCTGTGGATACCCCAGAACTCCCGGTGACTCCTCTCATCACCTCCGCCCGCACTGCTTCCCCCCTCTCCAGCTCTCGGCCTTCAGCCACTCCGAGGCCTGCGCCTTACCCCTCCCCACGCTCGGCCATAAGAAGGATCGAGACCCGGCGCACACGCAGCAGTACCACCGCTCTGTCCGTGAGCTCTGCCACGCTTCCTCCTGCAGAGATAGTCCCAGCCACCAACCAGAGGCGGGCTTCTACTTTGCACTCATCAGCACCTTCTCCTACCGTCCCTAGCCCTCCCGTTGATCAAAGCGCACCATTGCAGCATCAGATCCTGAATGTAGAGGCAGAGCACGGACGTAATGAAGCACCTGCTGCTCTAGACTGTCCTCGGGTGTCGCCACAGGGCGACTCTCAACCCCAAGCTGCGGGACACGAATCACGCAGCAGCAGGACTCGATCACGTGGCCGAGCGCGCAGGGCCATGGCAGGGGGCGGAGTTTCTTCTCGCACATCGAGGAGAAGTCGATCCCCTTTGAACAGAACGCCTAGTGTCAGCACCCTCCCACCAACTGGTAGCAGCCCAAATGGGTCTACAATCCAAGCCAGTGAGCCAAGTGGTGTCACGACCTCTGTATCCATGGAGACTGGGGGAATTGTGTCCGAACCCGACGCTGTGCTGGAGTCCGCTGTGGAAACGGTGGAGCGTGCAAGCGAGTCGCCCGCAGCAGGCGCAGGAAGCTCAGCGGTCAGACGCCATCCAACAATCATGCTGGACTTGCAGGTGAGGAGGATCCGGCCCGGCGAGAACAGGGACCGGGACAGCATCGCCAGCAGAACTCGATCCCGCGCGCGGGTTGCCGAGAACACAGTCACGTTCGAAAGCGACAGCGGCGGGTTCCGACGCACCATCTCCCGCTCGGAGCGAGCCGGGATCCGTACCTACGTCAGCACCATCCGGATTCCATTGAGGCGCATCAGCGAGACGGGCCTCGGAGAACCCAACTCCACCGCCCTGCGCTCCATCTTGCGTCAGATTATGACTGGATTTGGGGAGCTCAGCTCGCTCATGGAGACGGAGGCGAGTTCGGAAAGCGTTGCGCCCAGCCACGCTGACGTTGGCGCCACAAATGGCAGCAGCAGTcgtttacatttaaatgagaaTGAGCCTGGCCAGGTTGGGACAGATGAGGTCGTTCCGGGGCTGGAGGGCCAGGTGAGGAGCGATGATGAGCAGATTGGGCAGGCCAGATTTGGAGGCGGAGTAGTTAGTTCCATAGATGGACGGGCAAACAGCCGAGACACCAACAACTTGGTTGAAAACGGCACCTTGCCCATCCTGAGGTTGGCACACTTCTTTTTACTCAACGACGACGAAGACGACGAGCATCCCCGAGGCCTGACCAAAGAGCAGATCGACAATCTATCTACGCGTACGTATGGTCAGGCCAGTCTCGAAGGAGAGATGGGTCGCGCCTGCAGCGTGTGCATCAACGAATACACTCAAGGCAACAAGCTGAGGCGCTTGCCCTGCTCCCATGAGTTCCACGTCCACTGCATCGACCGCTGGCTCTCCGAAAACAACACCTGCCCCATCTGCAGGCAGCCAATCCTCGCAGCGCATCATGACTGA
- the rnf6 gene encoding E3 ubiquitin-protein ligase RNF6 isoform X1, translating into MTLCQLETTTKQVIKSYRILLITHLFKSAFLVVMDPPGGGSERRRQAERLRREEAYYNFINELSEEEYRLMRDGNLLGTPGEVTAEELRQRLDGAKERVSSQPHAEQRSQTADSGEQQSSSSAGEERGAGGRGGAGTTEAGADSSNGDSLLEWLNTFRRTGNATRSGQSGNQTWRAVSRTNPNSGEFRFSLEININHDQPEPGEHIETVNSVDTPELPVTPLITSARTASPLSSSRPSATPRPAPYPSPRSAIRRIETRRTRSSTTALSVSSATLPPAEIVPATNQRRASTLHSSAPSPTVPSPPVDQSAPLQHQILNVEAEHGRNEAPAALDCPRVSPQGDSQPQAAGHESRSSRTRSRGRARRAMAGGGVSSRTSRRSRSPLNRTPSVSTLPPTGSSPNGSTIQASEPSGVTTSVSMETGGIVSEPDAVLESAVETVERASESPAAGAGSSAVRRHPTIMLDLQVRRIRPGENRDRDSIASRTRSRARVAENTVTFESDSGGFRRTISRSERAGIRTYVSTIRIPLRRISETGLGEPNSTALRSILRQIMTGFGELSSLMETEASSESVAPSHADVGATNGSSSRLHLNENEPGQVGTDEVVPGLEGQVRSDDEQIGQARFGGGVVSSIDGRANSRDTNNLVENGTLPILRLAHFFLLNDDEDDEHPRGLTKEQIDNLSTRTYGQASLEGEMGRACSVCINEYTQGNKLRRLPCSHEFHVHCIDRWLSENNTCPICRQPILAAHHD; encoded by the exons ATGACGCTTTGCCAGCTTGAAACAACCACAAAG CAGGTTATCAAGTCCTACAGAATcctgttaatcacccatttATTCAAATCAG CATTTTTGGTGGTGATGGACCCTCCTGGTGGGGGAAGTGAACGGCGGAGGCAGGCTGAGCGTCTTCGACGGGAGGAGGCATACTACAACTTTATTAATGAACTGAGTGAAGAAGAGTACCGCCTGATGAGAGATGGCAATCTGCTGGGCACTCCTG GGGAGGTGACTGCAGAGGAGCTCCGTCAACGCCTGGATGGAGCCAAAGAGCGGGTGTCGTCTCAGCCCCACGCTGAGCAGCGATCGCAGACTGCTGATTCTGGAGAACAGCAGAGCAGTAGCAGCgcaggagaggagagaggggctggaggaagaggaggggcaG ggACTACAGAAGCTGGAGCAGATTCTTCTAATGGTGATTCGTTACTGGAGTGGCTTAACACGTTCAGGCGCACCGGTAACGCGACTCGAAGCGGCCAGAGTGGGAACCAGACGTGGAGGGCTGTGAGCCGGACCAATCCCAACAGCGGGGAGTTTCGTTTCAGCCTCGAGATCAACATCAACCACGATCAGCCCGAGCCGGGAGAGCATATTGAAACTGTGAACTCTGTGGATACCCCAGAACTCCCGGTGACTCCTCTCATCACCTCCGCCCGCACTGCTTCCCCCCTCTCCAGCTCTCGGCCTTCAGCCACTCCGAGGCCTGCGCCTTACCCCTCCCCACGCTCGGCCATAAGAAGGATCGAGACCCGGCGCACACGCAGCAGTACCACCGCTCTGTCCGTGAGCTCTGCCACGCTTCCTCCTGCAGAGATAGTCCCAGCCACCAACCAGAGGCGGGCTTCTACTTTGCACTCATCAGCACCTTCTCCTACCGTCCCTAGCCCTCCCGTTGATCAAAGCGCACCATTGCAGCATCAGATCCTGAATGTAGAGGCAGAGCACGGACGTAATGAAGCACCTGCTGCTCTAGACTGTCCTCGGGTGTCGCCACAGGGCGACTCTCAACCCCAAGCTGCGGGACACGAATCACGCAGCAGCAGGACTCGATCACGTGGCCGAGCGCGCAGGGCCATGGCAGGGGGCGGAGTTTCTTCTCGCACATCGAGGAGAAGTCGATCCCCTTTGAACAGAACGCCTAGTGTCAGCACCCTCCCACCAACTGGTAGCAGCCCAAATGGGTCTACAATCCAAGCCAGTGAGCCAAGTGGTGTCACGACCTCTGTATCCATGGAGACTGGGGGAATTGTGTCCGAACCCGACGCTGTGCTGGAGTCCGCTGTGGAAACGGTGGAGCGTGCAAGCGAGTCGCCCGCAGCAGGCGCAGGAAGCTCAGCGGTCAGACGCCATCCAACAATCATGCTGGACTTGCAGGTGAGGAGGATCCGGCCCGGCGAGAACAGGGACCGGGACAGCATCGCCAGCAGAACTCGATCCCGCGCGCGGGTTGCCGAGAACACAGTCACGTTCGAAAGCGACAGCGGCGGGTTCCGACGCACCATCTCCCGCTCGGAGCGAGCCGGGATCCGTACCTACGTCAGCACCATCCGGATTCCATTGAGGCGCATCAGCGAGACGGGCCTCGGAGAACCCAACTCCACCGCCCTGCGCTCCATCTTGCGTCAGATTATGACTGGATTTGGGGAGCTCAGCTCGCTCATGGAGACGGAGGCGAGTTCGGAAAGCGTTGCGCCCAGCCACGCTGACGTTGGCGCCACAAATGGCAGCAGCAGTcgtttacatttaaatgagaaTGAGCCTGGCCAGGTTGGGACAGATGAGGTCGTTCCGGGGCTGGAGGGCCAGGTGAGGAGCGATGATGAGCAGATTGGGCAGGCCAGATTTGGAGGCGGAGTAGTTAGTTCCATAGATGGACGGGCAAACAGCCGAGACACCAACAACTTGGTTGAAAACGGCACCTTGCCCATCCTGAGGTTGGCACACTTCTTTTTACTCAACGACGACGAAGACGACGAGCATCCCCGAGGCCTGACCAAAGAGCAGATCGACAATCTATCTACGCGTACGTATGGTCAGGCCAGTCTCGAAGGAGAGATGGGTCGCGCCTGCAGCGTGTGCATCAACGAATACACTCAAGGCAACAAGCTGAGGCGCTTGCCCTGCTCCCATGAGTTCCACGTCCACTGCATCGACCGCTGGCTCTCCGAAAACAACACCTGCCCCATCTGCAGGCAGCCAATCCTCGCAGCGCATCATGACTGA